The following proteins are encoded in a genomic region of Trichocoleus sp.:
- the bchH gene encoding magnesium chelatase subunit H, producing MKRIVLIAGFESFNADLYRQAAKQAQARCPELEIQVFSDRDLTADPDAVAQALKAANVFFGSLLFDYDQVIWLRDRVKQIPIRLVFESALELMSLTQIGKFAIGDKPKGMPKPVQFILSKFGGSQREEDKLAGYLSFLKAGPKLLKFVPIGKVQDLRNWLIIYGYWNAGGSENVASLFWFLGEKYLGLKIGETPEAIETPNIGLLHPDYLGYFTSPKQYLDWYQKHHLSTKDPFPTVGILLYRKHVITKQPYIPQLIRCFEQAGFIPLPIFINGVEGHVAVRDWMTTDYEQAQRQQGSVETLSLSAEAVKVDAIVSTIGFPLVGGPAGSMEAGRQVEVAKRILSAKNVPYFVSAPLLIQDIHSWTRQGIGGLQSVVLYALPELDGAIDTVPLGGLVGDDIYLVPERVKRLTGRVKSWITLRQKPAADRKIAIILYGFPPGYGAVGTAALLNVPKSLIKLLQALQAQGYTIGEFPEDGEALIRQVKAADEALGLDGQDADSTKVAAKKLEKWLGYLLTHRVEQQWQSLTESGIKTIGDEYLLGGVQLGNVWIGVQPPLGLQGDPMRLMFERDLTPHPQYAAFYQWLQHDFQADAIVHFGMHGTVEWLPGSPLGNTGYSWSDILLGNLPNLYLYAANNPSESMLAKRRGYGVLISYNVPPYGRAGLYKELVTLRDLITEYREDPDKNYALKEAICKKILDAGLDADCPFPEAKRSGIEFTPENVRLFSQHAFDDYLIHLYDYLQVLESRLFSSGLHVLGQAPDPDELQGYLQAYFGDSWAEAAIDAADPRLEEANQIRDLLHQTTDELTNLLRGLNGEYIPPAPGGDLLRDGTGVLPTGRNIHALDPYRMPSAAAYERGRSIAQKIIAQHLQEQGTYPETVAVMLWGLDAIKTKGESLGILLELVGAEPVKEGTGRIVRYELKPLSELDHPRIDVLGNLSGIFRDSFVNIIELLDDLFQRASTIDEPIEQNFIRKHTLELQAQGIENGSARLFSNPSGDFGSLVNDRVTDSNWESGDELGQTWQGRNTFSYGRKDKGQARPEVLNTLLKSTDRIVQQIDSVEYGLTDIQEYYANTGGLKKAAELQGGKKVTASFVESFSNDTTPRKLEDLLRLEYRSKLLNPKWATAMADQGSGGAYEISQRMTALIGWAGTADFKENWVYDQAADTYALDAAMVAKLQQANPEAFRNIVGRMLEAQGRGFWSPETEKLAKLRQLYEQTDEALEGITE from the coding sequence ATGAAACGGATTGTCTTGATTGCAGGTTTTGAATCCTTCAACGCAGATCTGTATCGTCAGGCAGCAAAGCAAGCACAGGCCCGCTGTCCAGAATTAGAGATTCAGGTTTTTAGCGATCGAGATCTGACGGCTGATCCGGATGCAGTAGCGCAAGCCCTCAAAGCAGCCAATGTTTTCTTTGGTAGCCTGCTGTTTGACTATGATCAGGTGATCTGGCTGCGCGATCGAGTCAAGCAGATTCCCATTCGTTTGGTGTTTGAGTCTGCTCTAGAGTTAATGAGCCTGACGCAGATCGGCAAGTTTGCGATCGGGGATAAGCCCAAGGGTATGCCCAAACCCGTTCAGTTTATTTTGAGTAAGTTTGGAGGGAGCCAGCGAGAGGAGGACAAGCTTGCTGGATATCTGAGTTTTCTCAAGGCTGGACCAAAATTATTGAAATTTGTGCCGATCGGTAAGGTTCAGGATCTCCGTAACTGGCTAATTATCTACGGTTACTGGAATGCAGGCGGCTCTGAAAATGTTGCTTCGCTGTTCTGGTTTTTGGGCGAGAAATATTTGGGCTTAAAGATCGGAGAGACTCCAGAGGCGATCGAAACGCCCAATATAGGATTACTGCATCCTGATTATTTGGGATATTTTACATCACCAAAACAGTATCTTGACTGGTATCAAAAACATCATTTATCTACGAAAGATCCATTCCCCACAGTTGGCATCTTGCTATATCGCAAGCACGTTATTACTAAACAACCTTATATTCCCCAACTGATTCGCTGCTTTGAGCAAGCTGGATTCATTCCGCTGCCAATTTTTATCAACGGTGTGGAGGGTCATGTTGCAGTACGCGATTGGATGACCACCGACTACGAGCAAGCCCAACGGCAGCAAGGTTCAGTGGAAACGCTGTCTCTCTCAGCGGAAGCCGTTAAGGTAGATGCGATCGTTTCAACAATTGGGTTTCCGCTGGTGGGGGGTCCTGCCGGATCTATGGAAGCAGGGCGACAGGTTGAAGTGGCAAAACGGATTTTAAGCGCCAAAAACGTTCCCTACTTTGTCTCGGCTCCGCTCCTCATTCAAGATATTCACTCCTGGACAAGACAAGGGATTGGTGGACTGCAAAGCGTTGTGCTGTATGCGTTGCCCGAATTAGACGGCGCGATCGATACCGTTCCTTTAGGCGGATTAGTCGGAGATGACATTTACCTGGTTCCAGAACGGGTGAAGCGTTTAACTGGGCGGGTGAAAAGCTGGATTACGCTACGTCAAAAACCAGCCGCCGATCGCAAGATTGCCATTATTTTGTATGGCTTTCCCCCAGGGTATGGCGCAGTCGGGACAGCCGCTCTACTGAATGTGCCCAAGTCTCTCATTAAGCTACTCCAGGCATTGCAGGCGCAGGGCTATACAATCGGCGAATTTCCAGAAGATGGGGAAGCATTAATCCGTCAGGTCAAGGCAGCAGACGAGGCATTGGGCCTGGATGGACAAGACGCTGATTCCACCAAAGTTGCAGCGAAAAAACTGGAGAAATGGTTAGGGTATTTACTCACTCATCGTGTGGAGCAGCAGTGGCAATCTTTGACGGAAAGCGGCATTAAAACGATCGGAGATGAATATCTGCTGGGGGGCGTGCAGTTGGGCAATGTCTGGATTGGAGTACAGCCGCCGCTGGGGTTGCAGGGTGATCCGATGCGCCTGATGTTTGAGCGCGATTTAACCCCACATCCGCAATATGCTGCTTTTTATCAGTGGCTACAACATGACTTTCAGGCAGACGCGATCGTTCATTTTGGGATGCATGGAACAGTGGAGTGGTTGCCAGGTTCGCCGTTGGGAAATACAGGCTATTCCTGGTCAGATATTCTGTTAGGAAATTTGCCTAATTTGTACCTCTATGCTGCCAATAATCCGTCGGAGTCAATGTTGGCAAAACGGCGCGGCTATGGCGTTCTCATCTCCTATAATGTGCCACCCTATGGTCGAGCTGGACTGTACAAAGAACTCGTTACCTTGCGCGACTTAATAACAGAATATCGAGAAGATCCAGACAAAAACTATGCGCTCAAAGAAGCCATTTGTAAGAAGATTTTAGATGCTGGACTTGATGCAGACTGTCCTTTTCCAGAAGCAAAGCGATCGGGGATTGAATTCACTCCTGAAAACGTCCGTTTATTTAGCCAACATGCCTTTGATGATTATTTGATTCACCTTTATGACTATCTGCAAGTTCTGGAAAGTCGGCTTTTCTCTTCCGGATTGCATGTTTTGGGACAAGCTCCTGATCCAGATGAGTTGCAGGGCTATCTTCAGGCATATTTCGGGGATTCCTGGGCAGAAGCAGCGATCGATGCAGCAGATCCCAGGCTGGAGGAAGCGAACCAGATTCGAGATTTATTGCACCAAACCACCGACGAACTGACCAATCTCCTGCGCGGCTTAAACGGCGAGTATATTCCGCCTGCTCCAGGTGGAGACTTATTGCGAGATGGCACTGGCGTTTTGCCGACCGGACGCAATATTCATGCCCTTGACCCCTACCGAATGCCCTCTGCGGCTGCCTATGAACGAGGACGATCGATTGCCCAAAAAATCATTGCTCAACATCTCCAAGAACAAGGAACCTATCCCGAAACGGTTGCTGTCATGCTCTGGGGATTAGACGCCATTAAAACAAAAGGCGAATCGCTGGGAATTTTATTAGAACTGGTGGGGGCGGAACCCGTCAAAGAAGGAACAGGGCGCATTGTGCGCTACGAACTTAAGCCTTTGTCTGAGTTAGATCATCCTCGTATTGATGTACTGGGTAATCTCTCCGGTATCTTCCGCGATAGCTTCGTCAACATCATCGAACTCTTAGATGATCTGTTTCAGCGGGCGTCTACGATTGATGAACCGATCGAGCAAAATTTCATTCGCAAACATACGCTCGAACTTCAGGCTCAGGGCATTGAAAATGGTTCTGCCCGACTGTTCTCCAATCCATCCGGTGATTTTGGTTCTCTCGTCAACGATCGCGTAACGGACTCTAACTGGGAATCTGGTGATGAGTTGGGGCAAACCTGGCAGGGACGAAACACCTTCAGCTATGGACGCAAAGACAAAGGACAAGCCCGCCCGGAAGTGCTGAATACGTTACTGAAGAGCACCGATCGCATTGTTCAGCAAATTGACTCGGTAGAGTATGGCTTAACTGACATTCAGGAATACTACGCCAACACAGGCGGACTGAAAAAAGCGGCAGAGCTGCAAGGGGGCAAAAAAGTGACTGCGAGCTTTGTGGAAAGCTTCTCGAATGACACGACGCCACGCAAACTTGAAGACCTGCTGCGGCTGGAATATCGGAGTAAATTACTCAATCCCAAGTGGGCGACTGCAATGGCAGATCAGGGTTCTGGCGGTGCCTACGAAATTTCCCAGCGGATGACCGCTCTGATTGGCTGGGCAGGAACCGCTGACTTCAAAGAAAACTGGGTCTACGATCAGGCGGCTGATACCTACGCCCTCGATGCCGCGATGGTTGCCAAACTCCAACAAGCGAACCCTGAAGCCTTCCGAAATATTGTTGGGCGAATGTTGGAAGCACAGGGACGCGGATTCTGGAGCCCTGAGACAGAAAAATTGGCAAAGCTGCGCCAACTCTATGAACAAACCGACGAGGCACTAGAAGGCATAACCGAATAA
- a CDS encoding M1 family metallopeptidase, translated as MLNIYSYFDSDSNGHRSFELPGAKPHYNPDRPGQVEHIFLDLVLDIPNQSYQGTCNIRLNPIRDGIDRLTLDAVHLQIQSVQIDAIDQSFDYDGELLKIQLKQPTEAGQPITLAIGYQVEKPQRGLYFIAPTPYYPKKSIQVWTQGEDEDSRFWFPCFDYPGQLSTSEIRVRVPKPYIALSNGELIETQEAGNDKLYHWYQKQIHPTYLMTLAVGDFAELRDEWRGKPVTYYVEKGREADARRTMGKTPQMIEFFSQTFGYDYAFPKYAQVCVEDFIFGGMENTSTTLLTDRCLLDERAALDNRNAESLVAHELAHQWFGDLVVIKHWSHAWIKEGMATYSEVLWTNHEYGADEAAYYRLEAARNYFSEDASRYRRPIVTHIYREAIELYDRHLYEKGACVYHMIRTELGDDLFFKAIQTFVQNNAHKTVETVDLLRTIEQTTGRNLQFLFDQYVFRGGHPDYQVAYSWDGDSNLAKLTVTQTQATEGNTGLKSGLFDLKVAIGFGYVPEDAETTGAGDGKKSEPKLTKFTVRIHEREQTFYFPLPEKPQFVCFDVGNHILKTVALEYPIAELKAQLQHDPDPLSRIVAAEALAKKGGLEVVKVLSHALQHDPFWGVRAEVAGHLATVKLDQAFEGLVKGLEDAEPRVRRAIVLALSQLKTQASYKALKSIAAAGDPSYYVEAAALSGLGNVASVKLDGKSKEEKVLKLLRSALEERAGWNETVRSGAIAGASKLKTSEAALDLILEYTTAGIPQSLRLSAIRALGAISSGQNNVNLERILNRLDELASESFFLTQVSTVAALGQMETLKAIGILQSLAEQTPDGRVKRMAEEAIQRVQKAAGKDQAVQKLQEELEQLKKDNQEMKSRLENLEAKGS; from the coding sequence ATGTTGAACATCTATTCTTATTTCGATTCAGATTCTAACGGACACCGATCGTTTGAGCTACCAGGAGCTAAGCCTCACTACAATCCCGATCGCCCTGGTCAAGTGGAGCACATTTTTTTGGATCTGGTTTTAGATATTCCCAACCAAAGCTATCAGGGCACATGCAATATTCGGCTAAATCCAATCCGTGATGGCATCGATCGCCTGACATTAGATGCAGTTCATTTGCAAATTCAATCAGTACAAATTGACGCGATCGATCAATCGTTTGATTACGATGGAGAACTGCTAAAAATTCAACTAAAGCAGCCAACAGAAGCCGGGCAACCAATTACATTGGCGATCGGTTATCAGGTGGAAAAACCGCAGCGAGGGCTGTATTTTATTGCACCAACACCTTACTATCCAAAAAAGTCAATTCAGGTCTGGACACAGGGTGAGGACGAAGATTCACGGTTCTGGTTTCCCTGTTTCGACTATCCCGGACAACTCTCAACTTCCGAAATTCGGGTGCGTGTCCCCAAGCCTTATATTGCGCTTTCAAATGGCGAACTGATCGAAACGCAAGAAGCGGGCAATGACAAACTTTATCACTGGTATCAGAAGCAAATCCATCCGACTTATTTGATGACATTAGCCGTTGGAGATTTTGCCGAACTACGCGATGAATGGCGCGGCAAACCTGTTACTTATTACGTTGAAAAAGGGCGAGAAGCCGATGCGCGGCGAACAATGGGCAAAACGCCGCAAATGATCGAGTTTTTCAGTCAAACCTTTGGCTACGATTATGCCTTTCCCAAATATGCTCAGGTCTGCGTCGAAGACTTCATTTTTGGCGGCATGGAGAACACTTCAACCACGCTGCTGACCGATCGATGCCTTCTAGATGAGCGCGCAGCATTAGACAATCGCAATGCCGAATCTCTGGTCGCGCATGAACTGGCGCATCAGTGGTTTGGTGATCTAGTTGTGATCAAACACTGGTCACACGCCTGGATTAAAGAAGGAATGGCAACCTATTCTGAGGTGCTATGGACAAATCATGAGTATGGTGCCGATGAAGCTGCCTACTATCGTCTGGAAGCAGCAAGAAACTATTTCAGTGAAGATGCATCACGCTATCGTCGTCCGATCGTCACCCACATCTACCGAGAAGCGATCGAGCTATACGATCGTCACCTCTATGAGAAGGGAGCCTGTGTTTATCACATGATTCGCACTGAGCTAGGCGATGATCTGTTCTTCAAAGCAATTCAAACTTTTGTCCAGAACAACGCTCACAAAACGGTAGAAACGGTCGATTTGCTCAGAACGATCGAGCAGACCACCGGACGCAATCTGCAATTTCTGTTTGATCAATATGTCTTCCGGGGCGGACATCCTGATTATCAAGTGGCATATTCCTGGGATGGTGACAGCAATCTGGCAAAACTCACCGTCACTCAAACTCAGGCAACTGAAGGCAATACAGGATTGAAGAGTGGCTTGTTTGATCTGAAGGTGGCGATCGGGTTTGGCTATGTGCCAGAGGATGCAGAGACAACAGGAGCAGGAGACGGGAAAAAATCCGAGCCAAAGCTGACAAAATTTACGGTACGGATTCATGAGCGAGAGCAGACTTTCTATTTCCCATTGCCTGAAAAACCGCAGTTTGTCTGCTTTGATGTCGGAAACCATATTCTTAAAACAGTTGCGCTGGAATACCCGATCGCAGAACTAAAGGCTCAGTTGCAGCATGATCCTGATCCCCTGTCGCGAATTGTTGCGGCTGAAGCTTTAGCCAAAAAGGGCGGCTTAGAGGTCGTCAAAGTTTTATCCCATGCCTTACAGCATGATCCTTTCTGGGGAGTACGGGCAGAAGTCGCCGGACACCTAGCAACCGTAAAGCTAGATCAAGCGTTTGAGGGTTTGGTCAAAGGATTGGAAGATGCTGAGCCGCGCGTGCGAAGAGCGATTGTTTTGGCGCTGTCCCAACTTAAGACTCAGGCAAGTTACAAAGCACTGAAATCGATCGCGGCAGCAGGAGACCCCAGCTACTATGTTGAGGCGGCTGCCTTGTCAGGATTAGGCAATGTTGCCTCGGTGAAATTAGACGGCAAATCGAAAGAAGAAAAAGTTCTAAAGCTGCTGCGATCGGCGCTGGAAGAACGGGCAGGCTGGAATGAAACCGTGCGAAGTGGGGCAATTGCGGGAGCCAGCAAACTCAAAACCTCAGAAGCTGCCCTGGATCTAATTCTGGAATATACAACTGCAGGTATCCCCCAATCTCTTCGTCTGTCAGCGATTCGAGCACTCGGAGCAATATCTTCCGGGCAAAATAACGTTAATTTGGAGCGCATCCTGAACCGCCTGGATGAACTCGCTTCCGAGTCATTTTTCCTGACTCAAGTTTCAACGGTCGCTGCGCTCGGACAAATGGAAACGCTCAAGGCGATCGGGATTCTGCAATCACTCGCCGAGCAAACTCCAGATGGTCGAGTCAAACGCATGGCAGAAGAAGCAATCCAGCGAGTCCAGAAAGCGGCGGGGAAAGATCAGGCAGTGCAGAAGCTTCAGGAGGAATTGGAGCAGCTGAAAAAAGACAATCAAGAGATGAAAAGCCGACTCGAAAATTTAGAAGCAAAGGGGTCGTAG
- a CDS encoding homoserine dehydrogenase, producing MTFKVGLLGLGTVGSGTAAILSDPAQRHPLLQEIEIHRVGVRSLDRARAIDLPAELLTTDLESIVTDPAVDIVVEVIGGLEPARSLILQAIAHGKHVVTANKAAIARYGDEIFTAANEAGVYVLIEAAVAGGIPVIEPLKQSLCANRLHAITGIVNGTTNYILTRMQSEGSDFEAVLADAQQLGYAEADPTADVDGLDAADKIAILASLAFGGRIKLSEVHCEGIRQVTAADITYAEKLGFVIKLLATAKRDTAKQATLNDLDQLQVRVHPTLVAKTHPLASVNGVFNAILIEGEPIGQVMFFGPGAGSGPTASAVVSDILNIAAILKVGRQATTQPNGKPLLDPLLACSHQHYCTITPISELETRFYARVLTEDSPGIIGKLGTCFGNHNVSLESVVQTGMRDNAAEIVVITHNVREGNFRQALTEISAFDGVKQIASVLRVL from the coding sequence GTGACATTTAAGGTCGGTTTGTTGGGACTAGGAACTGTTGGTTCAGGAACCGCTGCAATTTTGTCAGATCCGGCGCAACGACATCCCCTACTACAAGAGATTGAGATTCATCGCGTGGGTGTTCGATCGCTCGATCGCGCTAGAGCCATTGACTTGCCTGCTGAACTGCTGACGACTGATTTGGAGTCGATCGTGACTGATCCGGCAGTGGATATCGTGGTTGAAGTGATTGGGGGGTTGGAACCCGCTCGATCATTGATTTTGCAGGCGATCGCGCATGGCAAGCATGTCGTGACAGCAAATAAGGCAGCAATTGCTCGCTATGGTGACGAGATTTTTACGGCAGCGAATGAGGCAGGCGTGTATGTCTTGATTGAAGCGGCTGTCGCTGGAGGAATTCCGGTCATTGAGCCGCTCAAGCAGTCGCTCTGTGCCAATCGCCTTCATGCTATCACCGGAATTGTCAACGGCACGACCAACTATATCCTGACTCGAATGCAAAGCGAAGGCAGCGACTTTGAGGCTGTTTTAGCGGATGCTCAACAGCTTGGCTATGCCGAAGCCGACCCCACTGCTGATGTCGATGGGCTAGATGCTGCCGATAAGATTGCGATTTTGGCATCGCTGGCATTTGGGGGGCGAATCAAGCTCTCTGAAGTTCACTGTGAGGGAATTCGTCAGGTGACTGCGGCTGACATTACCTATGCCGAGAAACTGGGCTTTGTCATTAAGCTGCTGGCAACTGCCAAGCGAGACACTGCAAAACAAGCAACATTGAACGATCTGGATCAGCTTCAGGTGCGAGTTCATCCCACATTGGTTGCTAAAACTCACCCACTTGCCAGTGTGAATGGGGTGTTTAATGCCATTTTGATTGAAGGAGAGCCGATCGGACAGGTGATGTTTTTTGGTCCGGGAGCGGGGTCGGGTCCAACTGCCAGTGCTGTCGTTTCGGACATTTTGAATATTGCTGCAATTTTGAAAGTGGGACGACAAGCCACAACTCAGCCCAACGGCAAACCACTACTTGACCCGCTGTTGGCTTGCTCTCATCAGCATTACTGCACCATTACTCCGATCAGTGAACTGGAGACTCGCTTCTACGCGCGGGTTTTGACTGAAGACAGTCCTGGCATTATTGGTAAGCTGGGAACCTGCTTTGGCAATCACAATGTCAGCCTGGAGTCGGTTGTGCAAACGGGAATGCGAGACAATGCAGCCGAGATTGTTGTGATCACCCATAACGTGCGGGAAGGTAATTTCCGGCAGGCACTAACAGAAATTTCTGCTTTTGATGGAGTAAAGCAGATTGCGAGTGTGTTGAGAGTGCTGTAG
- a CDS encoding peroxiredoxin, with the protein MTLTYSLEGCLRVGQAAPDFTATAVYDQEFKTTKLSDYRGKYVVLFFYPLDFTFVCPTEITAFSDRYEDFKSINTEILGVSVDSEFSHLAWTQTDRKAGGVGDLNYPLVSDIKKEISAAYNVLDPEAGVALRGLFIIDKDGVIQHATINNLAFGRSVDETLRTLQAIQHVQSHPDEVCPANWQPGQATMNPDPVKSKNYFAAV; encoded by the coding sequence ATGACCTTAACTTACAGCCTTGAAGGATGCCTTCGTGTAGGTCAGGCTGCCCCTGATTTCACAGCAACTGCTGTATATGACCAGGAATTCAAAACGACTAAGCTATCTGACTATCGCGGCAAATATGTCGTGCTGTTTTTCTACCCGCTCGACTTTACCTTCGTTTGCCCTACTGAGATTACTGCATTCAGCGATCGTTACGAAGATTTCAAGAGCATCAACACTGAAATTCTGGGCGTCTCGGTAGACAGCGAATTCTCTCACCTGGCATGGACTCAGACCGATCGCAAGGCGGGTGGTGTCGGTGATCTGAACTATCCGCTGGTATCTGACATTAAGAAAGAAATTAGTGCTGCATACAATGTCCTTGATCCTGAAGCAGGTGTGGCGCTGCGCGGTCTGTTCATCATTGACAAAGATGGTGTGATTCAGCACGCGACGATTAATAACCTGGCGTTCGGTCGTAGCGTTGACGAAACTCTGCGTACTCTGCAAGCGATCCAGCACGTGCAGTCTCACCCAGATGAGGTCTGCCCCGCAAACTGGCAGCCTGGTCAAGCAACGATGAATCCTGATCCAGTGAAGTCGAAGAACTACTTCGCAGCGGTGTAA
- a CDS encoding amylo-alpha-1,6-glucosidase, whose product MNQRDTREWLLTNGLGSFASGTICDAHTRTYHGWLIAALEPPRQRTLLLSRLDASVEIAGQEFPLGVNYWTSGAISPQGDRLLQSFQPEPVPTWIWGQAHWQLCRRLFMPNGLLSSSSNESSSNESSSNKSPGFRNRTLIHYRYEGKQNAVLRLRPLVGDRKFHYQQRQQPDLHFAELLESNRLLIQAKTSTWVGTSWQLSWTAGTYYQNGTWYWGYCYPEETKRGLADQEDLYSPGVLVVSLQPGDAITLEARVRDFEQYQTRLSLDDQTFDQAIASEQERLAAVFAGLCTGPKEEDAENQNQQIWERLLRMGDRFIVHRAAKNRPTMIAGYPWFNEWGRDILIALPGLALTTQRFDLAKGLLRTCSDYCEQGLIPNIFPDSGIPLYNSMDVALWWVETLGLYLEATQDWAFLVEQYPTVWKIYKGLMAGTKYNIRVDAFDGLVTWNAPNMALTWMDAMVADQPVTARRGKPIEVNALWYSALCWAADWTKRLQKIPDSDIDSATLSNQARRYRQQAEQVKASLQKFWNPAQNYLYDTIAPDDSPSPQIRPNAVIALSLCHCAFSDPVGQVVMKTASDRLLTPFGLRSLDPDDPDYVGQYEGGIWQRDRAYHQGTVWSWLIGAFVRGWQRFYPDKPIPFDPQPLLHHIQDEAGLGGISEIFDGDPPHLPRGAISQAWSVAEIIRYWQVLMD is encoded by the coding sequence ATGAATCAGCGAGATACGCGAGAGTGGCTATTAACAAATGGGTTGGGGAGCTTTGCCAGTGGCACAATTTGTGATGCCCATACTCGGACTTATCACGGCTGGCTCATTGCTGCTTTAGAACCACCCAGACAACGCACTCTGCTGCTGTCTCGCTTAGATGCCAGCGTTGAAATTGCCGGGCAAGAGTTTCCGTTAGGGGTTAATTATTGGACGAGTGGAGCGATTTCACCTCAGGGCGATCGACTGCTCCAGTCCTTTCAGCCCGAACCTGTGCCCACCTGGATTTGGGGACAAGCGCATTGGCAACTCTGTCGCCGTCTTTTCATGCCCAATGGGTTGCTGTCCTCTTCCAGCAATGAGTCTTCCAGCAATGAGTCTTCCAGCAATAAGTCACCTGGGTTCCGCAACCGGACGCTGATCCACTACCGCTACGAAGGCAAACAAAATGCAGTCTTGCGACTCCGCCCGTTAGTTGGCGATCGAAAGTTTCACTACCAGCAGCGCCAGCAGCCCGATCTACACTTTGCTGAATTGCTAGAGTCAAATCGCCTGCTCATTCAGGCAAAAACCTCAACCTGGGTCGGGACATCCTGGCAGCTCAGTTGGACAGCAGGAACCTATTATCAGAATGGCACATGGTACTGGGGATATTGTTATCCAGAAGAAACGAAGCGGGGACTCGCAGATCAAGAAGACCTTTACAGTCCCGGTGTTTTGGTCGTTTCGCTTCAGCCCGGTGACGCCATCACCCTCGAAGCCAGAGTACGAGATTTCGAGCAATACCAAACTCGTCTGTCTTTAGATGACCAAACCTTTGATCAGGCAATTGCAAGCGAACAGGAGCGGTTGGCGGCAGTGTTTGCGGGTTTGTGTACAGGACCGAAAGAGGAAGATGCAGAAAATCAGAATCAGCAAATTTGGGAAAGACTATTGCGGATGGGCGATCGGTTTATCGTGCATCGAGCAGCAAAGAATCGTCCGACAATGATTGCGGGATATCCCTGGTTTAATGAGTGGGGACGGGATATCCTCATTGCGCTCCCGGGATTAGCGCTGACGACCCAACGATTTGATTTAGCAAAAGGGCTGCTGCGGACATGCAGTGACTATTGCGAGCAGGGACTCATCCCCAATATCTTTCCAGATAGCGGCATTCCGCTCTACAACAGCATGGATGTTGCTTTATGGTGGGTCGAAACATTAGGGCTATACCTCGAAGCAACGCAGGACTGGGCGTTTTTGGTTGAGCAATATCCCACTGTTTGGAAGATTTACAAAGGGCTGATGGCAGGGACAAAGTACAACATTCGCGTTGATGCCTTTGATGGGTTAGTCACCTGGAATGCGCCCAATATGGCACTGACTTGGATGGATGCGATGGTGGCAGATCAGCCAGTAACGGCAAGGCGAGGCAAGCCGATCGAGGTCAATGCCTTATGGTACTCGGCACTTTGTTGGGCAGCAGATTGGACAAAACGCCTCCAGAAGATACCCGATTCAGACATAGATAGTGCCACTTTGAGTAATCAAGCCCGACGCTATCGCCAGCAAGCAGAGCAAGTGAAAGCCTCACTGCAAAAGTTCTGGAATCCTGCTCAGAATTACCTGTACGACACGATCGCCCCAGATGATAGCCCCAGTCCTCAAATTCGCCCCAATGCAGTAATTGCCCTCTCGCTGTGTCACTGCGCCTTTTCTGATCCAGTGGGTCAGGTGGTGATGAAAACTGCGAGCGATCGGCTCCTCACTCCCTTTGGTCTGCGCTCTCTTGATCCAGACGATCCCGATTATGTGGGGCAATATGAAGGTGGTATCTGGCAGCGCGATCGAGCCTATCATCAGGGAACAGTTTGGAGTTGGTTGATTGGGGCATTTGTGCGAGGCTGGCAGCGATTTTACCCGGATAAACCGATTCCTTTTGATCCACAACCGCTCCTACATCACATTCAAGATGAAGCAGGATTAGGAGGCATTTCAGAAATATTTGATGGCGATCCCCCACATTTACCAAGAGGGGCAATTTCCCAGGCTTGGTCGGTGGCAGAGATAATTCGGTACTGGCAAGTATTAATGGATTAA